From the genome of Leptolyngbyaceae cyanobacterium:
GCGATTAGTTCCTCGACAGTATAAGGTCTGCCAGCTGACTCTGACCAGGTAAATGGCGCTAAGTAGGCTAAATCCTCAGCCTTTGGTTTGACCACAGATGCGGTTTCCAAGCGCCACAGCTTGTTTTTACCCATTACTTGCTTGTCCCAGTGCTGGTTGATCGCTTCCACAAAGTCATCCAACGACAAGCCGTGTCCTTCGTCTTGGCGCATTCTGGCATTTAGCAGAAGTTCCCCAAGCCGATACCTACCGTCTCTGGTAAATCCTTGCGCCTGTTTTCTGTAAATTGGCACAGCGATAGTCTGTCACTCTTATTTAATCCATCTTCATTTCAATATAGATCGTAATTCTTCAGAATTTTGTTTGAAACATTGTTTGAAAAATGCTAATCTGTTCTCAGTGGTAAAAGTCACGCGCCAGTGAGGAAAGAAATCATGACTAAGCGGTTAACAGAATTCCTCAATCCAAAAAGCCTTCAAATCCAGCTTTCCGACATTGCCAAGGGAATAGGGAAGCCAACAGATCAACTCAGCTTGCCGAAAAAAGCGACGGAAGACCCCGACAGTTGGAAATGGCCGGAAATATTTTTGGTGGCAGTTGAGGGGGAAGGAGGGCGTTTTTGCAGCTATCGGATGTTGGAGTGTTGGCTGTTGGCGGTGATTGAGTTGCTGACGAATTGCACTGATTGGGAACGCTTAGAGGAATTGATTGCTGTTACCGAGGCGGAATTGAAAAGTTATTGTTACCCGCCAACGCACAAAGAACAATTGCAACAAGTTTTGGTGCAACAAAAAGCGCGTTTGGCAGATTTGAAAGCCAAAGCAAGTGGATTAATGAAAGCTTGGGATTGGGCGAAAGGATGGGAAAGGATTTTAAGGAATTGCGCTAATGAGAAGTCGTTAAATATAGCAGTAGAGTTATTTAGAATGCAGAAGTTATTGTTTGCTGAATATCCCGATGTAGTTGAGTCAGTGCGGCAAATTGGCAGACAGCAGCGAGTGTGTTTGCAGGGTGTTGGGTGAGGAGTTGAGTTTGCGATCGCATTTCAGCCAAAAAATTTGATAATAAAATTTTATCTCGTTGGATTAAAAAATAATTCAAATTTTGATAAAATCAGTACAAATGTTGTTCTCAAACGTTGATTCAAAATATAATTAATTAAGAACTAAGGAAGAATTATAAGTAATACTATGAAAACTCAATTAGTTAAGCTAACCTACGAAATTGAACTTCAACCAGGAGAAAAGTTAACTCTCCCTGCATCTTTAGTAGAAAGTATAGGTGCTGGAAACTGGATTATCACTATCCAACCAAAGCAAACAGAACCTCCGATTACTCGCAGCCATGATGCTTTTTTAAGAGGTTACGCACCAGAAGACGAAGGACTTTATGACGACTATCCAACCGGGTGAGTTTTGGCTGGCAGATATTCCCTTCACAAGTGGCGCTGGGTCTAAAAAGCGCCCCGTACTTATACTTTGGTTAGATGGTGATGATATTGTAGCGGCAGCAGTTACATCTGCTAAACCGCGCACGCAAACTGATATAGTTCTTAATGATTGGTCAACCAGTGGTTTGCGTGTTGCTTCCACCGTGCGTCTGTCTCGACTCGACTGTTTGGAAAAGTCCTTGTTGTTAGTAAAAATTGGTCAGCTTTCTGAAAGAGATGCACAGCAATTAAAAGAGGTATGGAATATGTATGTTAAACCTCAATTTTAAGCATCATCTTCAATTTGAATAGGATTTGAGAAATTCTATATAATCATCTATCTTAAGACAGATATTTGCGAGAGATTTTCTTTCCTACTTGCGTGACAAAATAAGTAGTATAAAATTCATGCTAACGGGGATTGGGCTCTCTCGCATGGCTGCCGATCTAATTAAACCAAAACAAAAGTTTCTACTGACCGATATCAGTTGGGACGCTTACGAAAATATACTGAAAACTCTGGGTAATCGTTCGATTCGGATTACCTACGATCGCGGCAATTTAGAGTTAATCAGTCCATCCTATCGCCATCAGCGCTACAAGACATTAATCGGACGTTTTATCAACATCATAGCGGAAGAAAAAGAAATTCCTTTGATTAATTGCGGTTCGGCTACTTTTAAACGTCAGGATGTGGAAAGAGGTTTAGAACCTGATGAATGTTACTATATCCAAAATGCTCCTGCGGTCTTGGGTAAGTCGGAAATCGATCTCAGGTGCGATCCTCCCCCGGATTTGGCGATCGAAATTGCGATCGGCGGTAGTTCCCTCAATCGAATAGCCATTTATACTGCACTTGGTATTCCGGAAGTTTGGTGCTATGACGGTATCACGATGAAAGTTCACATCCTGGGAGAAACAGAGGATAAACTACCAAAGCAAAAGCTTTCCTTTCCATTTTTATCGATGCCTGAGTTGATGCAGTTTCTTAGGCAAGCAGAAGTAGTCGATGATACCACTCTGTTTAAGTCGTTCCGGGAGTGGGTGAGAAAGGGATTTCGTTAGGAGAATAGGGGGATGGGGAGATGGGGGGATGGGGAGATGGGGAGATGGGGAGAAAAACAAAAATCAATTTTCATCCTTCATCCTTCATCCTTCGTCTGCGTCAGACTAGATAAAATAACGGGATATCAAACAAAGAAGCTATGCAGACTCTAGAAAAAACTAATCCGAAACTGACTGAGTTAAAAAAACGCCTTACGGAAATTAACGATATCGAATCTGCGGCGGCGGTGCTGTACTGGGATCAAGCAACTTATATGCCTCCCGGTGGTGCTGGTGCTAGGGGTCGTCAGTTGGCGACTCTCAGACAAATCGCGCACCAGAAGTTTACAGATGATGCAATTGGGGAATTATTGGCGGATTTGCGTTCTTATGAAGAAAGTTTGCCTTATGATTCTGATGAAGCTAGTTTAATTCGAGTGACGCGCCAAAAGTACGATCGCGCGGTGCGAGTTCCGGCAGAATTTCTGGCTAAATTCTCTCTTCATCGTACAGAATCTTACGGTGCATGGGCAAAAGCGCGACCGGAAAATAATTTTGCCGCCGTGCAACCTTATTTGGAAAAAACCTTAGAATTTAGCCGGGAAATGGCTAACTTTTTTCCCGGTTACGATCATATCGCCGATCCGCTGATTGATGGTAGCGACTATGGGATGAAAGCTGCCAATTTGCGATCGCTTTTTGCCGAATTGCGACAACAACTCATCCCCATTGTAGAGGCAATTACCTCTCAACCACCCGTCGATGATTCATGTTTGCGACAACATTTTTCAGAAACAGCACAACTTGCTTTTAGTCAAAAAGTAATCGAACAACTCGGTTATGATTTACATCGCGGACGGCAAGATAAAACATTACATCCGTTCATGACCAGCTTTTCAATTAGCGATGTTCGGATTACCACTCGCGTTTACGAAAATCATCTCGGTCAAGCATTATTTAGCGCCATTCACGAAACCGGTCATGCCATGTACGAACAAGGCATTAATCCAGAATATGAAGGAACACCATTAGCAGATGGTACTTCTTCTGGCGTTCACGAAAGTCAATCTCGTTTGTGGGAAAATTTAATCGGTCGCAGTCGAGGATTTTGGCAAGTTTTCTATCCCACTTTGCAAAACTTCTTCCCAAATCAATTAAGTGAAGTTCCCCTAGAAACATTTTATCGAGCAATTAATAAGGTTGAGCGTTCCTTAATTCGCACCGATGCTGATGAAGTAACCTACAATCTTCACATCATGATTCGATTTGATTTAGAATTAGCAATGCTAGAAGGAAAACTAGCAGTACGCGACCTCCCAGAAGCTTGGAACGAACGCTATCGTTCTGATTTAGGAATTATTCCTCCCAACGATAAGGAAGGAGTAATGCAAGACGTACATTGGTACACCGGAATTATTGGCGGAATGTTCCAAGGTTATACTTTGGGAAATATAATGAACGCTCAATTTTTCGAGGCAGCACTAAAAGCACATCCAGAAATTCCCCAACAAATAGAACAAGGAAATTTCCATACATTACATAATTGGTTGGCAGAAAATATCTATCGACATGGGAAAAAATATACTGCACCAGAGTTATTAGAAAAGGTAACTGGTCAATCGTTAAGTATTGAGCCTTTTATCCGTTATATCCAGCAAAAATACGGAGAAATTTACGCTCTTTAAATTGATTGGTGATAGGGGAATATTTGCTAGAGTTGGGCTGTTTTTTGCTCAGATTTAAAATGAGGTAAACTCCAAACCCGGTTTCTTCAAAAAACCGGGTTTCTAACCTAATATTTAACGCAAGAGAAAGTCCTGTAGAAGATAACCACTACCTTCTACTACTCTTCTGGCTCAATTCCAGCAGCGCGAAGTTGGGCAGCTAATCGTTCAGCCCGTTGGTGCTCTTGTTCAGCCCGAAGACGTTCCTGCTCCACTCGTTCTGCGCCCCATAACAGTAAATTATCCTGTTCATCCCACCAGCGCAACCAATAGCCTTGGCGATTTTCCCGATTTCCCTGCCATACACCCAAAAAAAGCTGCATTTCCGGTATCCAAAAGCGTCCTTGTTCGTTAGCAGATTCCAAGCGATACCGTTTTGTATCGC
Proteins encoded in this window:
- a CDS encoding type II toxin-antitoxin system PemK/MazF family toxin, with the protein product MTTIQPGEFWLADIPFTSGAGSKKRPVLILWLDGDDIVAAAVTSAKPRTQTDIVLNDWSTSGLRVASTVRLSRLDCLEKSLLLVKIGQLSERDAQQLKEVWNMYVKPQF
- a CDS encoding Uma2 family endonuclease, which gives rise to MAADLIKPKQKFLLTDISWDAYENILKTLGNRSIRITYDRGNLELISPSYRHQRYKTLIGRFINIIAEEKEIPLINCGSATFKRQDVERGLEPDECYYIQNAPAVLGKSEIDLRCDPPPDLAIEIAIGGSSLNRIAIYTALGIPEVWCYDGITMKVHILGETEDKLPKQKLSFPFLSMPELMQFLRQAEVVDDTTLFKSFREWVRKGFR
- a CDS encoding carboxypeptidase M32; its protein translation is MQTLEKTNPKLTELKKRLTEINDIESAAAVLYWDQATYMPPGGAGARGRQLATLRQIAHQKFTDDAIGELLADLRSYEESLPYDSDEASLIRVTRQKYDRAVRVPAEFLAKFSLHRTESYGAWAKARPENNFAAVQPYLEKTLEFSREMANFFPGYDHIADPLIDGSDYGMKAANLRSLFAELRQQLIPIVEAITSQPPVDDSCLRQHFSETAQLAFSQKVIEQLGYDLHRGRQDKTLHPFMTSFSISDVRITTRVYENHLGQALFSAIHETGHAMYEQGINPEYEGTPLADGTSSGVHESQSRLWENLIGRSRGFWQVFYPTLQNFFPNQLSEVPLETFYRAINKVERSLIRTDADEVTYNLHIMIRFDLELAMLEGKLAVRDLPEAWNERYRSDLGIIPPNDKEGVMQDVHWYTGIIGGMFQGYTLGNIMNAQFFEAALKAHPEIPQQIEQGNFHTLHNWLAENIYRHGKKYTAPELLEKVTGQSLSIEPFIRYIQQKYGEIYAL